ATAATGTTATGTAAGAAGCTTATGAATCTGTTGGTCAAGCTTACAATGACTTACAATTTatagatttaattttaaatctagTTATGCATTCAGAGTTAGCTAACTAAGTCTTATGCTAGTTgaaacgttttttttatttctctctcgtTTATGCTGATTTGAAATTGTGTTATTTCATGTGTCATGTATAGTTTTATTGTGGTTTAtgtgaattttaattttatttttcttgtagagGGTGGAGAGTGGCTGTGTGCAGAGGTGGGTAGTAACGCGCTACATTTACTCCGTTACAAATGCTTGAGTAACTTTTAggataaattgtaattttaggagtagtttttttggaccatacttttacttttacttgagtatatatTTGAAGAAGGAACGGTACTTTTACGCCGTTCTATTTGGCTATGTGAtggtagttacttttttttatttaatcttttttttttattacatgcgAGATCTATTTCTACGTCTTCAGCTttcaaccaataaaaaacattagaaaatgatCTTGCCAATCAAATGCAGCTACTTGGGTCAGATGACAAGTGTTGTCATGTTGGTCATAGCCATAGCAACAGTGAACGCGCATTTTTTAACGGCTCCGGTTCCGCACCGAACAAGTGTCCGTGGCTATTTTCACAGGAGCAGAACACAAATATTTTACGGAGAAAATGGAAGAACCCACTGAGCAACAACCACACCCCTGGCCTCACATACTAAGTATGTTTGAGTTAGGTCATGTTGTCAGGGCCTGTGACATATTGTAGCCATGAAttgtttaaaattgtatatgtgcaaaatatcaaattgtgttataagtgtattggttttaattaatataattatggATAAacctaattaatttattataattgtatttaaaagtTGACGTATTTAATGTAGCAAAGAATGAATACACTATATTACCAAACCAATGGGTCACCTGCCTTGACTCACATATGAACTAAAGTGACATCCCATTCTTAATCCATAGGGTTTAATATGATGTCGGTCCACCCTTTGCAACTtatggcaatatattgtatctttagtttgaagattgctgttttatatgttgtttgctACTATTTTATACCGTTTGtgttgctttcaaaaataaatccgGAGAAAACGCAGTACTTGTACTCTTGAGTACTTGAGTAGTCTTTTCACTGCATACTTTTTTACTCTTACttgagtaattatttttatgagtacttttacttttacttgagtaattataatcttaagtaacagtacttttacttgagtacattttttggctactctgcccacctctgtcTGTGTGGCTCCTGTGTAACGCCTgtgttttttcccatttttcctGTGAAGGTATGCCAGTTGTTTAATTTAGTTCATGTTCTTAATATTTTTGCACTATAAAAAATGAGATATGTGGGTAAATCATTTGTTTAGACTGTGAGAGGTGTGTAAGGGAGTTTATgtattttcatgttgtttataaTGTAGTATAGGCTATATAATTTATTGTGCGATATAGAAAAAGAGCTGTGTGTGCTCAAAGTGGAGGGTGGAGAGTGGCTGTGTGGCTCCTGTGTAAcgcttttttcccatttttcctGTGAAGAATAAACCCCACAGATACTCAACCACGTCTCAattatttcaacacaacacaacgCAGTGTGAGAGCATAAAGCAGCCTGCTACAAAAACACAACTCACCTACCGAAATGTAGCCTATTGTACAACATCGCAGGGCTTGGATGACCAGTGTTACGTAAACCAGACACTGTACTGTTGAAGTGAATGAGGAGTTCAAACTTTCAGTCACTTTAAACTTCAGATGATAAGATGACCCTTTGGTTAAGTAGTCTAAACCATGGCTGGACTAGTGCAGAGATGAGCTGCTGGGCATGCTAACCCCAGTTCCTTATAATCTCTGTGCAGTGTGAAgagttcattattattttctgaaattatttttcttttttaatagttCATGactatcacacaaaaaacaccttacacaatttttttattgatttccaAGGGACCCCATTTCCCTTCTGGATTCACCTCATTTACATTCAACACGGTTCACACAATGGTATGAAATGTGAAATCAGATTATAAAACAAAGAATGAGTAAATGCACTTCAAATTTATATATATCACAtgcacagttaaaaaacaacaaatatattaGATAACTTTTTATATTAACAGCGCTGCCTGGAAATCAGACTTTTACATATGACACGGATTTTTGACAGATTCAGACCGTACATTACAGGATTAAAGAGTGGCTGGCAAGTGAGAAAGTATAAGGATAATAAAATGCGCAACATATTGGGTACACTGCTCATATCGAATCTGTTCTGTAAAGTTTCGAACAAAGCACCAAAACAGAAGTTAATGATGGAAGCAAGTTGAGGTGTGCAGGTACTGACAGCTTTCTGTCTCGTCTGTTTAGAaccagaaaaacaaactttaagaATCTTCATGTAGGTGTAAAGGATTAATAGTAAAGCAACCAAGGTTGTGCCAAGTGTGGTAATGAGCCCATACATACTTACTATGTGGGCCTCTGAGCATGCCAGCTTCACAACAGAGTAGTTGATACAGTAAactttgtaaattatgttcccACACAGCTGCAAAGAGGAAGTAAAACATACCATGACAAGACATATAAGGACAGGGTACAGCCATGATGCTGCAATAAGGTAGGCAATCTTGTTACGCGCCATACGTTTGTTATATTGTAGAGGACAACAGATAGCAAGATATCTGTCATAAGACATGACGGCTAAGCTTAAAATTTCCACACCTCCATAGGAGTACAGACAGTAagtctgcaggaaacaaaaaggagcagaaacagTGTGAATGTCAGAGAGGATCTGAACCAGAAGGGATGGAAACAGCCCTGCACTACCATACAGCTCATTTACAAACAGgctgcacagaaaaatgtacatgGGTTCATGTAAGCTCCTGTTCAGACAGATAACCACAATCAGCAACACATtggcacaaacaataaaaatgtaaagagacaTAACAATTATAAATTCAAAGTGTTTGAAAAGCCCAGTGTTGAAGTAGGCCTGGAGTGTGAAATACAAAACCTGTGTAGAGTTCATTATGATCTTTCATGTGGATCATCACAGCAATTATTGCATTCTCTTACAAATCTGTAATATCTCAACTGGTTTAATCTTAGCACAATGTACAGCTGAAAtaccaaacacacaaaaagacaagtCAAAGTGGTAACACTAAACATGTTCATTACCATGGACACAACTGTAAAATATAGCCCTAAATAGAGCACTTCcttttcaaaatgaataaaataatttggcCAGAAAGAACAACACTTTTGTCAAGTGAATTTGAACATGCTGTAGTCACCTGCTATGGTAGTTATCCTGCTGTAGTCACACTATGAAGCCCTCCCAACTAAACAGAAAATCTGCTTCCAACACTTTTAAGCTTTTCCAAGGAGGATTCCCTACATTTACTCCGTTACAAATACTTGAGTAACTTTTTggataaattgtaattttaggagtagtttttttggaccatacttttacttttacttgagtatatatTTGAAGAAGGAACGGTACTTTTACGCCGTTCTATTTGGCTATGTGAtggtagttacttttttttatttaatcttttttttttattacatgcgAGATCTAGTTCTACGTCTTCAGCTttcaaccaataaaaaacattagaaaatgatCTTGCCAATCAAATGCAGCTACTTGGGTCAGATGACAAGTGTTGTCATGTTGGTCATAGCCATAGCAACAGTGAACGCGCACTTTTTAACGGCTCCGGTTCCGCACCGAACAAGTGTCCGTGGCTATTTTCACAGGAGCAGAACACAAATATTTTACGGAGAAAATGGAAGAACCCACTGAGCAACAACCACACCCCTGGCCTCACATACTAAGTATGTTTGAGTTAGGTCATGTTGTCAGGGCCTGTGACATATTGTAGCCATGAAttgtttaaaattgtatatgtgcaaaatatcaaattgtgttataagtgtattggtttttaattaatataattctGGATAAacctaattaatttattataattgtatttaaaagtTGATGTATTTAATTTAGCAAAGAATGAATACACTATATTACCAAACCAATGGGTCACCTGCCTTGACTCACATATGAACTAAAGTGACATCCCATTCTTAATCCATAGGGTTTAATATGATGTCGGTCCACCCTTTGCAATTtatggcaatatattgtatctttagtttgaagattgctgttttatatgttgtttgctACTATTTTATACCGTGTGtgttgctttcaaaaataaatccgGAGAAAACGCAGTACTTGTACTCTTGAGTACTTGAGTAGTATTTTCACGACATACTTTTTTACTCTTACttgagtaattatttttatgagtacttttacttttacttgagtaattataatcttaagtaacagtacttttacttgagtacattttttggctactctgcccacctctggctgtgTGGCTCCTGTGTAACGCCTgtgttttttcccatttttcctGTGAAGGTATGCCAGTTGTTTAATTTTTAGTTCATGTTCTTAATATTTTTGCACTATAAAAAAATGAGATATGTgggtaaattatttttttagactgTGAGAGGTGTGTAAGAGAGtttatgtattttcattttgtttataaTGTAGTATAGGCTATATCATTTATTGTGCGATATAGAAAAAGAGCTGTATGTGCTCAAAGTGGAGGGTGGAGAGTGGCTGTGTGGCTCCTGTGTAACGCCTGTGAGTATCTGTGGGGTTTATTCTTCACaggaaaaatgggaaaaaacaacCACGTCTCAattatttcaacacaacacaacgCAGTGTGAGAGCAGAAAGCAGCCTGCTACAAAAACACAACTCACCTATGGAAATGTAGCCTATTGTATTACATCGCAGGGCTTGGATGACCAGTGTTACATAAACCAGACACTGTACTGTTGAAGTGAATGAGGAGTTCAAACTTTCAGTCACTTTAAACTTCAGATGATAAGATGACCCTTTGGTTAAGTAGTCTAAACCATGGCTGGACTAGTGCAGAGATGAGCTGCTGGGCATGCTAACCCCAGTTCCTCATAATCTCTGTGCAGTGTGAAgagttcattattattttctgaaattatttttcttttttaatagttCATGACTATcacacaaaaaccacctcaCACATGCTGTTTGTTGATTTCCAAGGGACCCCATTTCCCTTCTGGATTCACCTCATTTACATTCAACACGGTTCACACAATGGTATGAAATGTGAAATCAGATTATAAAACAAAGAATGAGTAAATGCACTTCAAATTTATATATATCACAtgcacagttaaaaaacaacaaatatattaGATAACTTTTTATATTAACAGCGCTGACTGGAAATCAGACTTTTACATATGACACGGATTTTTGACAGATTCAGACCGTACATTACAGGATTAAAGAGTGGCTGGCAAGTGAGAAAGTATAAGGATAATAAAATGCGCAACATATTGGGTACACTGCTCATATCGAATCTGTTCTGTAAAGTTTCGAACAAAGCACCAAAACAGAAGTTAATGATGGAAGCAAGTTGAGGTGTGCAGGTACTGACAGCTTTCTGTCTCGTCTGTTTAGAaccagaaaaacaaactttaagaATCTTCATGTAGGTGTAAAGGATTAATAGTAAAGCAACCAAGGTTGTGCCAAGTGTGGTAATGAGCCCATACATATTTACTATGTGTGCCTCTGAGCATGCCAGCTTCACAACAGAGTAGTTGACACAGTAAactttgtaaattatgttcccACACAGCTGCAAAGAGGAAGTAAAACATACCATGACAAGACATATAAGGACAGGGTACAGCCATGATGCTGCAATAAGGTAGGCAATCTTGTTACGCGTCATACGTTTGTTATATTGTAGAGGACAACAGATAGCAAGATATCTGTCATAAGACATGACGGCTAAGCTTAAAATTTCCACACCTCCATAGGAGTACAGACAGTAagtctgcaggaaacaaaaaggagcagaaacagTGTGAATGTCAGAGAGGATCTGAACCAGAAGGGATGGAAACAGCCCTGCACTACCATACAGCTCATTTACAAACAGgctgcacagaaaaatgtacatgGGTTCATGTAAGCTCCTGTTCAGACAGATAACCACAATCAGCAACACATtggcacaaacaataaaaatgtaaagagacaTAACAATTATAAATTCAAAGTGTTTGAAAAGCCCAGTGTTGAAGTAGGCCTGGAGTGTGAAATACAAAACCTGTGTAGAGTTCATTATGATCTTTCATGTGGATCATCACAGCAATTATTGCATTCTCTTACAAATCTGTAAAATCTCAACTGGTTTAATCTTAGCACAATGTACAGCTGAAAtaccaaacacacaaaaagacaagtCAAATTGGTAACACTAAACATGTTCATTACCATGGACACAACTGTAAAATATAGCCCTAAATAGAGCACTTCCTTTTcaaaatgaatataataatatggccagaaagaACAACACTTTTGTCAAGTGAATTTGAACATGCTGTAGTCACCTGCTATGGTAGTTATCCTGCTGTAGTCACACTATGAAGCCCTCCCAACTA
This is a stretch of genomic DNA from Centropristis striata isolate RG_2023a ecotype Rhode Island chromosome 4, C.striata_1.0, whole genome shotgun sequence. It encodes these proteins:
- the LOC131969844 gene encoding olfactory receptor 10A3-like — translated: MNSTQVLYFTLQAYFNTGLFKHFEFIIVMSLYIFIVCANVLLIVVICLNRSLHEPMYIFLCSLFVNELYGSAGLFPSLLVQILSDIHTVSAPFCFLQTYCLYSYGGVEILSLAVMSYDRYLAICCPLQYNKRMARNKIAYLIAASWLYPVLICLVMVCFTSSLQLCGNIIYKVYCINYSVVKLACSEAHIVSMYGLITTLGTTLVALLLILYTYMKILKVCFSGSKQTRQKAVSTCTPQLASIINFCFGALFETLQNRFDMSSVPNMLRILLSLYFLTCQPLFNPVMYGLNLSKIRVICKSLISRQRC
- the LOC131969845 gene encoding olfactory receptor 10A3-like, whose product is MNSTQVLYFTLQAYFNTGLFKHFEFIIVMSLYIFIVCANVLLIVVICLNRSLHEPMYIFLCSLFVNELYGSAGLFPSLLVQILSDIHTVSAPFCFLQTYCLYSYGGVEILSLAVMSYDRYLAICCPLQYNKRMTRNKIAYLIAASWLYPVLICLVMVCFTSSLQLCGNIIYKVYCVNYSVVKLACSEAHIVNMYGLITTLGTTLVALLLILYTYMKILKVCFSGSKQTRQKAVSTCTPQLASIINFCFGALFETLQNRFDMSSVPNMLRILLSLYFLTCQPLFNPVMYGLNLSKIRVICKSLISSQRC